The Candidatus Binatia bacterium region CCGGGCGGCGTGCTGACGGTCGCGCACCTGACGATCCACGAGGCCGCGCGCCGGAAGATCCTGCTCGCGGCCCTGATCGCCGGCTTGGCGTTCCTCACGCTTTACGGCGTGGGACTCCACTTCATCGTCCGCGACGTGTCGGCGCACGAGACGTCGATCCTCGAGCGGCGCGTCTTTCTCAACGTCATGACCCTGGCCGGCCTCTACGCGTCCAGCCTCCTCACGGTCATGACCGCCGTCCTCCTCCCGGTCGATACCCTTTCCGGCGAGATCGCTTCCGGGGTCATCCAGACGGTCGCGGTGCGGCCCATCCGCCGGCGCGACATCGTCCTCGGGAAGTGGCTCGGGCATTGGCTCGTCATGGGCGCCTACCTTCTCCTGCTCGCCGGCGGCGTTCTCGCCCTCACGCGGGCGCTCGCCCACTTCACACCGCCCGGCGTCCTGAGGGGACTGCCGCTGATGCTCCTCGAAGGAACGGTGCTCCTCACCCTCTCCATCGCGGGCGGCTCGCGTTTGAGCACCGTGACCAACGGCATCCTCGCGTTCGGCCTCTTCGGGCTCGCCTTCATCGGAAACTGGGTGGAGCAGATCGGCACCTACGCCGACAACACCGCCGCCGCACAGGTGGGAACCGTGGCCAGCCTCATCATGCCGAGCGAATCGCTCTGGCAGCTCGCCGCCACCCAGATGCAGCCCACCATTCTGCGCGAGCTGGGCGGGTCGCCCTTCTCGCCGGTGTCGGTTCCGAGCGCGGCGATGGTGTGGTGGGCGATCGGCTACGTCGTCATCGCACTCGCGCTGGGCGTGCGGGCGTTTCGCCGGCGCGCCCTGTAGCGCGGCGTCAACGGCCGCGCTCGCGCTTCACGTCCTCTCGCGAACGCTGCTTCTCCTGACGAGGCTCCTCCGACTTCTTGTCCCGGGGTTCCTCCGGCGCCGGCTTCGGGCGCACGGCCGGCGGGGGCTCGGGCTTGTCTTCGCGATTCGATCGCTCGCGCGCGCGGTACTCGCGCTCCAGGTCGCCGGGCGCGGGACGCTCCCGTGAAGGCGTTGCTCTCTCCTGACGTGGCGACGGCCGTTCCCGAGGGGGCTCCGGCCGTTCACGCGGAGGCGTCGGCCGCTCGCGCGGTGGAATCGGCCGCTCGCGCGGAGGCGCGGGCCGCTCGCGCGGCGGCAACGGCCGGTCGCGAGGG contains the following coding sequences:
- a CDS encoding ABC transporter permease subunit, whose amino-acid sequence is MRPGGVLTVAHLTIHEAARRKILLAALIAGLAFLTLYGVGLHFIVRDVSAHETSILERRVFLNVMTLAGLYASSLLTVMTAVLLPVDTLSGEIASGVIQTVAVRPIRRRDIVLGKWLGHWLVMGAYLLLLAGGVLALTRALAHFTPPGVLRGLPLMLLEGTVLLTLSIAGGSRLSTVTNGILAFGLFGLAFIGNWVEQIGTYADNTAAAQVGTVASLIMPSESLWQLAATQMQPTILRELGGSPFSPVSVPSAAMVWWAIGYVVIALALGVRAFRRRAL